In Fragaria vesca subsp. vesca linkage group LG5, FraVesHawaii_1.0, whole genome shotgun sequence, the genomic stretch GATCCCAAAGAAGAGGATGATAGTGATAATGATAAAGAGACATCTGGATCCGTTTCATTTTCAATTCCTCATGTACAAGGCAATCTGATTTTCTTTTTGCTAGGTCTTGTGTACTTTTTGTGCTCATGATTTATGTCTTTCTTTCTGTTTTCGTCTGCCTTATATATTCTGCTGCTTTTAGTAACATATGAAATTATTTGAGTACATGAAATTATTTGAGTTGTAGATCCGAATTATATATATTTATTTTCTTTTTCTAGTCTTGTTGCCTAGCATCGACAGAACACGTACATCATCACCAACTGTTGTTCCAATCTCACAAGAAAAGCAAATCAAGTGGGTTTCACTGTACAAGTTAACCATGTAAATCATCAAGTACATGATGATAACCAAAGAAGAACTATTGTCTCTTCTAGGGCTCTCTTCTCCAACGTACCAAGCAACTTATTCCTCTTTTCTTGTTCGTTCTAATTTAACGGGCTTCTTAACTCATCTTCAACTATTATACGTTTACTAATTTGGAATGTGAGAGTCGTGAATGATTATTGGGTAAACATATTCATGTGTTTACTAACACTTAAAAGTAATCAAATGATTCCGGGTAAAAGTATTATTCTATTTACTGACACATGAAGAAATCAGAATTAGTGTAGATCATACTTCATTATCATAAACTTTAACTTGAATTGATAACTAAGGTGGGACAATGGGTTTAGAAATCACACCCACACCGATTTTTTCATTTTTCATTCATGTGGTCTCTGATTCATGACTTTTTCCATTCCAGTTATGTTCGCCTCATGACTTCTCTCCAATCTAAGTATGTAAAGGTGTTATTATTATTTTTTTCTTATATATAAATCTCTTTCTGAATTTTTTACATTCCTTTTTGCCGCTCCGTCAATGAAATGTTTTTTAATCAATAACCTTAAAAGAAAGGCGGTGCTATTAACACACCATTTTTCTTTATCCACACACCCCATCTATATTACATTATAATGAAGGATTGTTCTATTAACACTCCTTTTTCTCTATTCACACGTACCACATTTCATGAATAAAACATTTGAAAGGGTGTGTGTGAATAGAGAAAAAAAAAAAGTGTGTTAATAGCAACACCCTAAAAAAAATAGGACAACTTAAGAGAAATTTTGTTTCCACCTATCAATTGTGTTCTTCAAAGCTAAAGCTAGAAAAATATGTCAATTACGTGCCAGGATGGATGCCACATGTAGTAATTCTATCACTTCTTGTTATTTCAGTGTACGGCTTACCAAAGTAAGTATTGTAGGTTTCGTCATTCCCATTCTAGATAAGTATTATGCCTCTTAAACAGATGTTTTAACCCAAAGCTACTCCCAATAGAAATCACAATATATACATAATCTGAATTTTCACTTGAGGTTCTTGACGTATCTAAAAGTGTAACTTATGATAATTACATCATTAAGAAGCATTTGAATATCAATTTTCAACATTCAAATTATTTCTCTTAATGTGACGATGCTTCTTTCTTTTTGCTAAAATCTTTCATGTGTCATCAGTCATATTAGCCTTTTTTTTTTTAGTCTCGTGGAGTTGTTGAGAGTTCGTAGCTCCTTTTTACGTCCTCTTGGGTGATAGAAGTGTGGCACTTAGGTTATTACGAATTACGAGTTGGCCAAATAGTAGCCCCTGCTCTATAATTATGGATGACAATAATCCCCAACAAGACGGAGCTCCATTGGATATCCGGCATGCCCCTAATAGAGAAGATATCGAGAATTTGGGGCGAGTTTGGACGCCTAGTCACAGGTGGGGATTTAGGGACGGGGAATCCCCAATATATTTTTATTGAGGCTTGGGGCAGGAAAGTGGTATGTTGAGTATATATGACTCCGAAAATGGAGATGGTATTGTGATCTCTATCTCCAACTCGCTCCATTGTCATCCCAAACTGTATTGTCCATCTCCTATTCTTATCATTTTCTTCTTCTTTTTTGAAAGGTGTCATATCATTTTCTTCTATATATATATATAGCCTTTCTTGGCTGCGAACGTCCGCACTAATGGTTTTGGTGCGGATTTTCATTTTTGCACCACTTTTCGATCGAATATCCCCATCTTCATCGTCTAGAATCTAGATAATATTGTGTACATCATCTCTGCAAAATTTCAGCCAATTTGGTAATCGTTAAGTCCCTCAAAATTGCGTCTTTCTGTTATAAACATGAACTGTTCATGTTTGACANNNNNNNNNNNNNNNNNNNNGTATATATATATATATATATATATATACACAATCCGGATCAGAGGAGGACGTCTGCACGCTCTTAAAGTGCGGACATTCCTCTGTTCGCTACCGTACGGCGCCGGCGAGGGCGTGCCTCCACCCCAGCAGCGTCCCCGATCACTTTGCCTCCCTAGCGAGTCCGCTGAATTCCAGTTTTCCGGCGAGATCGATTTTGTTTGAAGTTTTGGGTGATCTCGCCGGAAAACTGGAATTCAGCGGATTAGCCGGGGAGGGAAAGTGGTTGGAGACGCTGCTGGAGTCCGCTGGGGTGGAATCGCGCCTTCGCCGGCGCCGTACGGTGGCGAACGGAGAGACATCCGCACTTTAAGGACTGTGCGGACATCCTCTTTAGAACGCCTCCGTGTGTGTGTGCGTGTGTGTGTGTATATATATATATATATATATATGTGAATGAAATTCCTTCCAGACAAAATGGTTCAAAATTTTGGGAAAAGAAGAACACCGTACCTAACGTGTGTGTAAAAGAAAGAAAAGAAAAAAAGGAAAATTAAGAAGAAACTCAATCTACAAGGGGAACAAAATCAAATTATGAGCTCTTGATCAGTAGAAGCGCAACAAGTTTTATTCACAAAAGGGTGAACAAGAAGCTCATCAACTTTTGCTCTCTTCCTCCAATCCTTCTCAAGACACCTCCAAATGAAACTCCGAAACTCCGGTGAGGCCGTCTCCGGCATCTCCAGCTTCTCCCCGCCAAAGCAAATCACACACATCAACGTCGGCCAGTCCGGTTTCTGCTCCGGTCCAAGGAGTGGAAACCGGCCAACGTAGCATTGCAACAACACCAAACCGAGTGACCACACATCTCCGGCAAAACCATCTGCATTGTCACCACCCCACCTCTCTGGATCAAACCTCTCAGGACTCATGTAAGCGTACGTACCCATATACAAGTCCTCATGGCCACCCGCAACTATGTGACTCACCCCAAAATCTGCAATCTTGATCTCCCCTCTATCGTTTATGAGGAGGTTCGAGGGCTTGATGTCCCTATGCACTATCTGCATGGCATGTAGATAGTGCAGTCCTTGGAGGACACATTTTGCCACGCCAGAGATTACCTGCTCCGGTAACCTCTGACGTGCTTGCAGCACATCTTGCAGTGAGCCTCCTTCCATGTACTCCATCACAAAACACAAATCACCATGACCTTCATTGTTATTATAATCCGGACTGATCATGAACGCCCCATTGTCAAAAACCCCGTGACATCTTATTACGTAGGGCGAGTCGACCAGTTGGAGGATCTCCGCCTCAAGCGCGGCCTGTTGAAGGATACCGGTGGCGGCATTGTTGTTAAACCGGAGGACTTTCAAGGCGTAAATGCATGAGCTTTTATTGTGACGTACTTTGTAGACAGTGCTGCCATTATCCCCGTGGCCAAGAACCGAAACTTTCTCGAGATCAGAGAGGTTTTCAATAATGCCTGGAGAGTCAGGATTGGAGGCTGGGGACAGTGCCGGGAAGAAGCTCCGGTGGGTGAAGTCAGCTGCTGCAGTACTCATTGGTGGTGGCGGTGGAGACAGCCTTAGTGCTTGTTGATGCCTTCTCTCTCTCACTAATGTCATTTGCACACTAACTACTCTTTCTTATCAAGATCTGTTGTTTCTCTTTTGATCCTAATCATCCTATGCTCTACTTAAATTTGTGAAAACATAACTATGTAAATTCTAAGAAATTAAAACAGAACTAGTTGGTTCTAAATTAACTCATTGTAGGGGCTGACAGGTTGGTGTGTATATCCCAAAATTAACGGGCAGGTGAATTTTGTGTGGGAATTTGATGCAGTAAAAACGTTGTTAGTTTTAACCTTTTTGAGGTGAATACTATTTATCTCGACACGTATGCTTTCTTGTTGATAACCTATCTTCCATTTTCTTCTTAGGATCTGTTTGAGTTTATAATTGTTGTTGTGCTACGTGGTTAGAATTCAGATAAGCAGATACAATTACCAAACAGAGTGCATCCAAAAGCATATGACTCGAAACAAAAACTGTGATGATCTTAGTCCGATGAACTACTCTAGTGTCTAGTCCTACATTAACATTTTGGACATGATCTAAAACAACTAATAAGTGGTGGCTTAGTACCATGCGTTCAACTAGTCGAAAATTAGTGCAAATAATAGATTGAAATGCATTAGTTGCGAGTAGCAACAGAGGGAAAAGATGCCAGCAACAGCAAAAGAATAAAAATGCCGGGATTTCTGAATATCGGAGTTTTAGGATCAGAATCCGACATTGAAGGCAAAGCCGTATATTAAAGAGTGATAGAACTAGTACCCAATCCCCATTGTCACTAGAGCAGAACCATCTAATTGCAACAATCATGATGTTAGATACTTCCATACACATACATAACCACAATGGTATATCAGAAACTTCAGCACTATTATACAGATACGGTACTTAAATTCCTATAGCTAACTCTTACTTTTGGTGATGCACAAACAAAAGAAACAAGGGAACCATGTTTGCAATATGATTGAACCGTAAATTATTCCATACCCTTTCTTGAATATTAACAACCTGGATTCTAATAGCATAAAATATAAAACATACAAGTCGTAAGCGCACATAATACTTTGCATAACAATGAAATATTTCCAGATGCAGATATTAGTGCTATGATTTCAAGAGCAAAGGATGTGATAACAAGGATGTTAGTACAACCAACGTCAAACGAAGCAACAACCATGAACTGGTTCAAGAAACAAGCCTCCCTTGGGAGCAATTACTTTGAAACAAAGGCTGTGTCTGACTCTACCTAGAGCCGGACATCAACCTGTACAACAAAGATCAAAGATCAAAAGTTTTAGCCTCTAAAACAACTATGTCCACTGCCTTCATTCAACACTGACTACTAAAGAAGACTAAGGAGACTAGGGGAAATGACAACAAAAACATGTCCCATATGTGCAAAATAAAGCCAGGATGAAATGATACAGAAGGCAAAGCTGCTTTTCCAATGACCATATAAGAGGGACCAAGTGATTGATATGATCTACTTAGTATGTGTCTGGGGGGTTTACCTCGGACGATGTCTGTACCTAATGTACATTAGTAAACACGATCAAACCCCTTTAGTATTTGATTTTAGATTTCCCATTTGTTCAGTAAGCCTATCCATGTTCTGGGTTTTATCACATCCATTCTCTGTCAGCTGCACTTCATTTCCCACAGGTATGGCTTCTGCAGAGGTTGAATCCATTTCGTCAGGCACAGGACTTTGTTCAAGAAGATCCCACAAGTTCAATGCATCAAGGTCATCATGGGGAATACTATCAACATCTAGGGACATAAAATCAAATGGTGAGTCAATAAATCCATCACCAGCTTCAGGGGCCATGTCTTGAATAAGTCCAACACCTGCCTCAGGTGTTGCATTTCCTTCAGGAATACCAATTACACCTCCATTTGCCATACCTTGTACCTGAGAAACCTCAGGGACTACTTCCTGAGAAATAGGAACTGCCGGTGCCTCTTGTGCTCCAATGAGGACATTCATATCCAAGAATGGATCTCTCATAACTTCTCCAGAGTTTGTAGCCTTAAGAGAAGATTCTATTTCTGAAATCGCAGGAAACGGCCCATGCCCTGAAGTAGGCGGGACCTCTTGAAGTGTAGCTCCAGACGCATGACTTGAAGAGCTCCCACTCTCTACTGCACTGGATGATGATGTACCCTCACCTAACAAAAAATTCTCAAGATGGTTGCTAAAAGAATCCAGCTGGGAAGAAGTATTTGTTTTCATAATCTTCCTGAGCATTGCCTTAGCCGCTTCATTCATCGGAGGCTGGTACTTAACTATCTGTCCATCAGGAGTATCAGAACGCTCATTTTCAGCAATTCCTTCCTGCCTGAGTCTCCGTTTCTTATTGACTTCAGTTATGCGCCTGTTGCTCTCATTTTGCTGTTGCACAAACTGATTCAAGAAACCAGGGCTCTGCACAGCCTTTGCAAGGAATGACATCATCTGTTGCTGCCGCTGCTCCATACCTTGAAGACGTTGGACCATTGTTTGCAGCTGATTATCAGTAGACTGTTGCTGCTGCCTCAACCTGATAAGTTCCTGCATAAGCACATTCTTGTCCCTCTTAAGCATCTCAACCTCTTCCTCGAGACCAAACTTTCCTACCTCTACACATGCAGCTACTGAATTCTGTCCATGTGATGGTTGCTGTGGCTGTTGAAGACTATGTCCATGTGCAGGTTTTCGCCGGTTGATACTCTTTAGAAGATGCTTTTGACCCCTCAGAAAGCCCTCATTTGCAAATTCCCAGCGGTCAGGATCAACTTTCCTGAATCCCTGTTAGCTCCAAAATTAAGGAAGGGTTAAATCACCATAACAGAAAGCAAAAAGAAGTGCATGATTAACAAAGTATATGAAAACAACAACAAATATAAGGATGAACATACAGACAAGCATTAATAAAGCGGTAAAAGAGTCATTAACACTCATGAGAAATTTAAGAAATTTGACCATTATAGCTTTTGTTTACTATTAAAGGGGGAAAAAATATTCAGAAAACTGCAAGAGCCTAAGCTCATCAGTCATCACTATTGAACTACAGGAATTATCATTCAACTTGGGTCCCTGCATCTCCAAACCATATCAACTTCTATATTCTTAGGGAAACAAGATGTTGCATCACTTCCGAATTTCATTCAGCGATGATCAAGGAGATCACCAAGGGTTCATAGTGACCAAAAGTACAATATTTAAACCCTGTCAAAAAAACAGTTGTGATTGAGACCAGTAACACAAATGAAATGACATAAGGTAAACTAAACAGAGCCATTCTTCAGGTAGGGCCTAACCAAAGCTCAGTCCTGATAAACCATCTAGTCCGCCTAGAAGCGAAAACCAAAGAAAGACCATGGGCAAAAAAAACTCATATGGAGCTGATTCTTTCTATATGAAATATGAGCACAGGACACCTAACTAACACATGGACTCCCTCAACATGTCAGGCACCAAAACTATGCTTATATCCACAGTAGTCTCTATGTCAGAGATTGTTACTCCCCATAATTCGACATGCACATCAATATCAACTTTGTGAAGAACAACGTAGTTATAAGAGATAAGAAACCAAATCCAGTCATTTTCCAAAAGCCATAAAGTCTATGGGAAAAACAATAGATCAAGGTATCAGACAGCATCCAACCTCCTAGTAACAAGATTCATAAGTCCTATAATGCAAACCTAACACTTTTAACTTGCATTTTCACAAAAACTAAATTACATTACAGTAGCAAACCCTTCTTAGATAAAATTATATTTCAGAAACTATACCTTGTCTAAAGCTTCATACATCCATTCAAAATTTCCATGTTTCAAAGAAGATATTTCTGAATTTGCATAGTTGAAATAATTTTCACCAATACTTTTATCCACAATTATATTTCAAGCAACATTTGCTTAAACCTGAAGTACTGGTTTACAGGTATTTCCACATAACATAAACATATAGTGCCCCGTGACACTGACAGAAATCCAACACGTTATCTACCACATTTAAGGCATAAATTTCCTAGCCTGACACAGAATAACCATCTGGAGCAACTAACAACTTAGCAATATTTTAACCAAAACATGGATCAATATAAGTAAAGTGTTGACAGATCTTCAGCAAGTAACTAGACCATGCAGTAAGAATACCCACTTACATGAGTACTAACATACTTCATAGTGTTCGTAGGTCCGAGAACAGGAAGTCAAAGACACAGAATCTTATATTCCATAGATGCCAGAACTTATTGAATCTGTTAATAAATGTAGAGAACTTGACATATACTAAAATACAGGTTGCTTTAGTTAAGATATTTGTTAGCAATTCTGCAAATCCAAACTACTGATATTTCTACTGGCATCCGTATTTTTTACATCAATAGCATGGCATAAAAAAAAATACCGGTACACCCACTAATTTGTGGTGGCAATACAATACAGTAGACATTACACTATGAGCATGTATTTCTATCCTGAAATTTACCACGTGCGTGCGCACGCACACATGCACACACTCAAGTAACTTAAGTGTCGACAAAACTGCAGGTTCAGTTATTTTCATGAACCTAATGAAACAAAGATATAGAATAATGATTTATTTGATCTGAATCATATCGTTGTTTGAAAAACAGAAAAAGTGATATGCTGTACAAAAGGTCAGATTAAGGTGCTGAATGACCCCATCCAGCCACCTATATTTCAAACGATAGTGACAGAACAAAAATCATGACAAGCATGGCCACTTTTCAGCACATGGTGAGAAACCACAAGATCTCCTCCAGCCAGATAAACATCTGGTAGCTTACCTAGTAACTGTTAACCTTGCCAACATCAAAGACGCCTTAGTATGTTGAGAGTGAAATAACTATATATATAAAGGAAACATGAAATGGACTAAATCCAGTATCGTTGCTGTGTGATCAGAACACAACTGAGAATCATCGGAAACGCTTAATCAATAAGAGACACTAGCATTTCTAGAAAACCAAAAAAGAAACCAGGATTATATCCCACTGCTCTACAAGTATGACGTCTGACTAGCCGATGTCAAGATTACATACACAAAGAAAAAAAAAACAAATTAAAATTCTACTTTATCATTAATCTTGCATTCTGGCACTCAATTTCTTTCCCTCTTATCCCCACTTCTGCTCCATCTGTTTGCTGAGAAAATGGAGGAAGGAGAAGAGAGATCAAATTTTTCAAACCTGACATTCTTTTCATCACACATTAGACCGCAATGTGAAACTCCAACCCCGCTCCCGGCTCACTTTCAACTCTCAATACAAATGCTTGGTAGAAAAAGAGGACATCTAACACTCGGCACTTCAAGCCTATTTGCCTGAATTCTCCTCGGATATAATTTCGGAAGAAAGCTGACACGATTACCACTCACATGCTAATTTTTCTTCTCTTATCCGTACAATCTTGGTCTCATTCACCAAACTGGATTATAGTTAAGTAAGATCAAATACCGAAATCGCAAATATAGACTTCAATCATGGACAAAATATGAATCACTAAACCAAATGGAGTAAGATAAAAGAGAGAGAGAGAGAGAGAGAGAGAGAGAGAGAGAGAGAGAGCTCTACATAAGTGTTGAGCTGCCTGACGAAACTGGAGAAGTTATTGTGCTTGAAGTACTTAGGCAAGAGGTCCCGGGCGAACTCCGGCGGGTTCCAAACCACGAAGCTGTTGTTGGTGGGGCTCCACGACACAATCGGGTCGGTCGCCGGGTCGTCCACCATGTCATACGTCTTGCTCAAGAACGGCGGCGGCGCGTTCGAGTTCAGTAACGGCGTCGGCGCCGGAGCCGAATCCGAACCCCCCGCCGCCGAAGTCTGGGCGGTTGACTCGTCGGGGTTGGTACTAGTACCGACCATGAGCGTTGATTAAGAGTAGTATTGAGGGGAGAATTATAGGGCTAGGGTTTTGGGGAGGAGGACATTTTGGAATTGGTTAAACTCTAATTGATTGATTGGGGGTGGAGAGGAGCGGTGGTGATGTGTACGGAAAAGACCAACGAAGGAATCGGCCCTCTCTTTTTTGGAACGAAATGACGTCGTTGCGAAATCTGGATCCTCTACCCCTCTCTTTTTGCTTTTTAATTTCCTCTTTTGCACTTTCAAAATCCAATTTTCTATTGCCCTAGTCATCTAAAACAAGTAAAAATAAAGATTATTATAGTAAACAATAAATAAAAAAATAAAAAAAAACACAAAATAATTGAAAATAACTTGTATAACAGTAAACAAAATTTAACCAATCAACTTTCTTTTTAGATGATCAAGATCTCGTGCAAAGCACAGGTCAAAAACTAGTCTTAAAAACAAAACCGTGATGGCCGGTTAGCTCTAGCTCTCAAAGCGGATAATATTCAAGTTATGTGGACTGCATGGTTACAATAGAAGTTTGAAAGACTGGTGAGAGTCACAAGTTAGCTACTTCTTTTTACTTTTGACACTGTAACCTCAATTCCCTTGGTTGAACTTTGTAATATTTGATAAATTTTTCCTTAATAAAGTTATTGGTGTCTTGATTCCAAAAAAAAAGAAGAAAGTAACCTAGTATCTCTTCTCTCACAAATACCAGAAAATCGGCAAGTCTTAGATCACAAGGCAACAGGCACGTAGCCAGGCTTTGCTTGGGTGCATGGGCTCAAGCCCAACGGAGAATTTGACATTAAATATTTTAGCGTGTGTATTACAGTAATAAAAGAAGCTTCAATAGACTTGGTGTCATGCAAGTATTAACAGCAACCCCACCTGGGTTCGATTCCCAGTTTTAGCAATGAGGACTCTTAAATTTAGGACTTTTCTGTTTATGGTTTAAAAGACTCATTTTTCGATCATATTTTGACATCTTATCCGTTTAACCAAATTGGTGTTCGTTAAGATAACAAACTAGATCAAATTAATGGACGAACCAAATCTGTCAAATATGATCCGTTCAAGTTCATAATTGATAAATCACACTTATGAATGCCTTAACAATTTTCAATATAGCTGAAAATTTAGAGAAATGATCTACTCAAATACTTACAAACTGAACAGTCAAGATGCGGATATAAAATCGAAATGTGGGATAAGCCAAAAAGTCCTTAACAAGTTCTCAACTTAAAGGTCCTCACTAAAGTTTAAAAAAGCTCCCTTTCTTCTAAAATGCATTTTTTCACTCGGCTCAAAATTGAACAATGGGCCTCATAGCATTCTTTGGTAAGATGTTAGATCTGTTTTGGTATTTGTTATGATGAATTCTTATCTTAACCTCTATTTTATCATATAAATAGTTCCCAAAAAAAAAAAATTTTTCTAACGATTGTAAATGGTAGTTTTGGATGAGTTTTTATATTGCATCTCAATAAATAAATTGTGAGAAATTTTAAATACACACCTCTAATATCTTAATACACACCTTTTACTTAAAACACCACTTATCAAGTTTTTCATTTCAGTATTAACTTAATACACATCCCAAACTG encodes the following:
- the LOC101302657 gene encoding heat shock factor protein HSF8-like; the encoded protein is MVGTSTNPDESTAQTSAAGGSDSAPAPTPLLNSNAPPPFLSKTYDMVDDPATDPIVSWSPTNNSFVVWNPPEFARDLLPKYFKHNNFSSFVRQLNTYGFRKVDPDRWEFANEGFLRGQKHLLKSINRRKPAHGHSLQQPQQPSHGQNSVAACVEVGKFGLEEEVEMLKRDKNVLMQELIRLRQQQQSTDNQLQTMVQRLQGMEQRQQQMMSFLAKAVQSPGFLNQFVQQQNESNRRITEVNKKRRLRQEGIAENERSDTPDGQIVKYQPPMNEAAKAMLRKIMKTNTSSQLDSFSNHLENFLLGEGTSSSSAVESGSSSSHASGATLQEVPPTSGHGPFPAISEIESSLKATNSGEVMRDPFLDMNVLIGAQEAPAVPISQEVVPEVSQVQGMANGGVIGIPEGNATPEAGVGLIQDMAPEAGDGFIDSPFDFMSLDVDSIPHDDLDALNLWDLLEQSPVPDEMDSTSAEAIPVGNEVQLTENGCDKTQNMDRLTEQMGNLKSNTKGV
- the LOC101296494 gene encoding mitogen-activated protein kinase kinase 4-like, whose amino-acid sequence is MTLVRERRHQQALRLSPPPPPMSTAAADFTHRSFFPALSPASNPDSPGIIENLSDLEKVSVLGHGDNGSTVYKVRHNKSSCIYALKVLRFNNNAATGILQQAALEAEILQLVDSPYVIRCHGVFDNGAFMISPDYNNNEGHGDLCFVMEYMEGGSLQDVLQARQRLPEQVISGVAKCVLQGLHYLHAMQIVHRDIKPSNLLINDRGEIKIADFGVSHIVAGGHEDLYMGTYAYMSPERFDPERWGGDNADGFAGDVWSLGLVLLQCYVGRFPLLGPEQKPDWPTLMCVICFGGEKLEMPETASPEFRSFIWRCLEKDWRKRAKVDELLVHPFVNKTCCASTDQELII